In Gimesia benthica, a single window of DNA contains:
- a CDS encoding GntR family transcriptional regulator, with translation MTARAPDSQQTSPATSLPGKQRPKYLQLVEQLMEQITQGELKPGAALPSEHQLCETHQLARTTVRNAMQLLEEQGWINRIHGKGSFVSTKPPIPIKQQLDIFAFVLPEVRTGFYPSLQRSFEQAAALTQNQVLVCCTENKVDMQGNTILQLIDKHVAGVALVPATVPPTPAYQVRQLQQHGIPVVFCHRDVEGIQAPLLSIPFREVGLLAGQTLLEQGHRSIALFSPHRATASIEYETGLREALATSPDSCPEPFIFHGPSSQLHPIDYEPDLLNTLELMFQRPDPPTAIFATFDSLAELIYLLLGKLGKRVPEDVSLLGFGGTVRHGAIQSRLSSITVDEVAIGRKAAELLTQMKQGELPIDSAEVFPMPINTSAGQTLGPPPAQ, from the coding sequence ATGACAGCACGTGCCCCGGATTCACAACAGACCAGCCCTGCAACCTCGCTCCCCGGCAAGCAGCGCCCGAAATACCTGCAGCTGGTGGAACAGCTCATGGAGCAGATTACGCAGGGCGAACTCAAGCCCGGAGCCGCACTGCCCTCGGAGCACCAGCTCTGTGAAACGCATCAGCTGGCGCGAACCACTGTCCGTAATGCGATGCAACTGCTCGAAGAACAGGGCTGGATCAACCGCATTCACGGCAAAGGTTCGTTCGTCAGTACGAAACCGCCGATCCCCATTAAACAGCAGCTCGATATTTTCGCTTTCGTACTCCCGGAAGTGCGTACCGGCTTTTATCCGTCATTGCAGCGGAGTTTCGAACAGGCAGCCGCCCTCACCCAGAACCAGGTGCTCGTCTGCTGCACGGAAAATAAAGTCGACATGCAGGGCAATACGATCCTGCAACTCATCGACAAACACGTTGCCGGTGTGGCCCTGGTCCCCGCGACCGTTCCCCCGACCCCCGCGTACCAGGTGCGACAACTGCAACAGCATGGCATTCCCGTTGTCTTCTGCCACCGGGACGTCGAAGGTATTCAGGCCCCCCTGCTTTCCATCCCCTTCCGTGAAGTCGGTCTGCTCGCCGGACAGACACTGCTGGAACAGGGACATCGTTCGATCGCGCTGTTTTCCCCCCACCGTGCCACCGCCTCGATTGAATACGAAACCGGACTCCGCGAAGCCCTGGCTACCAGTCCTGATTCTTGTCCGGAACCGTTCATCTTTCACGGCCCCAGTTCGCAGCTGCATCCGATTGACTATGAACCGGATCTTCTCAACACCCTGGAGCTCATGTTCCAGCGTCCCGATCCCCCCACGGCGATCTTCGCGACCTTCGACTCACTGGCCGAGCTGATTTACCTGCTGCTCGGCAAACTGGGAAAGCGCGTTCCGGAAGACGTCTCCCTGCTCGGGTTTGGTGGCACGGTCCGCCATGGCGCAATCCAGAGCCGGCTCTCTTCAATCACTGTCGATGAAGTCGCCATTGGTAGAAAAGCAGCTGAGCTGCTGACCCAGATGAAACAGGGAGAACTTCCCATCGATTCTGCGGAAGTATTTCCCATGCCCATTAACACCAGCGCCGGACAGACACTGGGACCACCCCCAGCTCAATAA
- a CDS encoding M14 family zinc carboxypeptidase — protein sequence MPARLFSPRIPLTTPLWFALCLLYLLTWQPPQLAAQETPTLEQKLAGLPQPWQEKLHRLTLKEYTETLKYWEETHPDLVQVDRIGVTLEGIPLPMLKITDSKTDLKLKQICLVTALHGGPERSGTTTVLHFVEWLLSDDPEAVRTRQNQLLLIIPIINPYAYFETDRFGNSQKIDPYTGGGTANWDLKTLQFKLPEKSPEVMAVLSVVDQFKPDVHVDVHGTGLQEYSPEQLGSRERYRGQTMFEVTGSAYSNMSLRPWDWRITEAINQAGEAAGYGYDRFEADAQRLFWGTSLTAISNRLWLGRPQFYTAHYGYAHYHTMLMAFEVGWEQSGLARLKGLMQIGNQRWDEDYHPGYPVNRVNSYIGHFVSAWGPTAQARRQSRVELWKQQPRFSQAVLYPQTAGRDTYFVATSQKAAELLSADITELLENIKDVPGIDQSSLKSIINAGPEIKIAVSKGRAPEPEEPSIQQGISFQLRLPYQRPELVDIRLNGHLLEKSETDGYVSWPGAGFTHVQINVPPEKSSKTELYLVTCLYHPRETRTYGWKPPAPVLDRIQSEK from the coding sequence ATGCCTGCCAGACTGTTCTCCCCACGTATCCCATTGACCACTCCCCTGTGGTTCGCACTCTGTCTGCTCTACTTACTTACCTGGCAACCACCTCAACTGGCAGCCCAGGAAACCCCAACACTGGAACAGAAACTCGCCGGGCTCCCGCAACCCTGGCAGGAAAAGCTGCATCGGCTGACACTCAAGGAATACACGGAAACGCTGAAATACTGGGAGGAAACCCATCCCGATCTGGTTCAGGTCGACCGAATCGGCGTGACACTCGAAGGCATTCCGCTCCCCATGCTGAAAATCACCGACTCCAAAACCGACCTGAAACTGAAACAGATCTGTCTGGTCACAGCCCTGCATGGCGGTCCCGAACGCAGTGGCACAACCACAGTGCTGCACTTTGTTGAATGGCTGCTCAGCGATGATCCAGAGGCCGTACGCACCAGACAGAATCAACTGCTGCTGATCATCCCGATCATCAACCCGTATGCTTACTTCGAAACGGATCGCTTTGGCAATTCCCAGAAAATCGATCCCTACACCGGAGGTGGCACCGCCAACTGGGATCTCAAAACCCTGCAGTTCAAACTGCCGGAAAAATCGCCGGAAGTCATGGCGGTCCTGTCCGTCGTCGATCAGTTCAAGCCTGACGTCCATGTCGATGTGCACGGAACCGGCCTGCAGGAATACAGCCCCGAACAACTGGGCTCCCGAGAGCGCTACCGCGGTCAGACGATGTTTGAAGTCACCGGCTCCGCTTATTCGAACATGTCGCTCCGTCCCTGGGACTGGCGGATCACCGAAGCCATTAACCAGGCGGGAGAAGCAGCGGGGTACGGTTACGATCGCTTCGAAGCGGACGCCCAGCGTCTCTTCTGGGGCACTTCCCTGACGGCAATCTCCAATCGACTCTGGCTGGGACGCCCCCAGTTCTACACCGCGCATTACGGCTATGCCCACTATCATACCATGCTGATGGCGTTTGAAGTCGGTTGGGAACAAAGCGGACTGGCGCGGCTGAAAGGCCTGATGCAGATTGGCAACCAGCGTTGGGATGAAGATTATCATCCCGGCTACCCCGTCAATCGCGTCAACAGTTATATCGGCCACTTCGTCAGTGCCTGGGGTCCCACCGCCCAGGCCCGTCGTCAGAGCCGGGTCGAACTCTGGAAACAACAGCCCCGCTTCTCCCAGGCCGTTCTCTATCCGCAGACCGCCGGCCGGGATACCTATTTCGTCGCCACATCCCAGAAAGCAGCTGAGCTACTCTCTGCCGACATCACTGAACTCCTCGAAAATATCAAGGACGTACCTGGCATCGACCAGAGCTCACTCAAGTCAATCATCAACGCGGGACCGGAAATCAAAATCGCCGTCAGCAAAGGACGTGCGCCAGAACCGGAAGAACCGTCCATTCAGCAGGGCATTTCGTTTCAACTCCGTCTCCCTTATCAACGCCCGGAACTCGTCGACATCAGACTCAACGGGCATCTGCTGGAAAAAAGCGAAACAGACGGCTATGTCTCCTGGCCCGGGGCCGGTTTCACGCATGTGCAGATCAATGTGCCTCCGGAAAAATCCAGTAAAACTGAACTGTACCTTGTCACCTGCCTGTATCACCCGCGGGAAACCAGAACCTATGGCTGGAAGCCTCCTGCCCCGGTCCTGGACCGCATTCAATCGGAAAAATAA
- a CDS encoding sialidase family protein yields MKNASLLCVACLVLLCLAAPLQANDKPVQLKLESVQKIWDKDPHNAFTGLTRFKDKWYCVFRTGKAHVSPDGALQVLESKDGKDWKPVARITSETADLRDAKISVTPEGQLMLSGAGALHQPAPYRHQSMSWFSDDGKNWSKAHIIGDPNLWLWGNKWHDGDVYSIGYHTGKEGPRFTRLYKSSDGKNFETVVDKLIDEGYSNESSLVFTKDNTCYCLLRRDGKGATGLLGVSKPPYTEWEWKDLGIKIGGPELFQLPDGRFLATVRLYSPKVRTSICQLDVENGKLTELLALPSGGDTSYANMVLHDGLLNVSYYSSHEGKTSIYFAKVSYK; encoded by the coding sequence ATGAAAAACGCCTCGCTCCTCTGCGTCGCCTGCCTGGTCCTGCTCTGTCTGGCAGCGCCACTACAGGCCAACGACAAACCGGTTCAACTGAAGCTGGAAAGTGTCCAGAAAATCTGGGACAAAGACCCACACAACGCCTTCACCGGACTGACCCGCTTCAAAGACAAATGGTACTGCGTGTTCCGCACGGGGAAAGCACATGTCTCCCCCGACGGTGCCCTGCAGGTCCTCGAATCCAAAGATGGTAAAGACTGGAAACCGGTCGCCCGTATTACCTCCGAAACCGCTGACCTCCGCGATGCAAAAATCAGCGTCACGCCCGAGGGGCAGCTCATGCTCAGCGGTGCCGGGGCCCTGCACCAGCCTGCCCCCTATCGGCACCAGTCAATGTCCTGGTTCTCCGATGACGGCAAGAACTGGTCCAAGGCACACATCATCGGCGATCCCAATCTCTGGCTCTGGGGGAATAAGTGGCACGATGGAGACGTCTACAGCATCGGTTATCATACCGGTAAGGAAGGCCCTCGCTTCACTCGCCTTTACAAGAGCAGTGATGGCAAGAATTTTGAAACGGTTGTCGACAAGCTGATTGACGAAGGGTACTCCAACGAGAGCTCCCTGGTCTTTACGAAAGACAACACCTGCTACTGCCTGCTCAGACGGGACGGAAAAGGTGCCACCGGCCTGCTCGGTGTTTCGAAGCCCCCCTACACCGAATGGGAATGGAAGGACCTTGGAATCAAGATCGGCGGACCGGAACTGTTCCAGTTGCCCGACGGTCGCTTCCTGGCCACCGTGCGCCTCTACTCCCCCAAAGTGCGGACATCAATCTGCCAGCTCGACGTGGAAAACGGTAAGCTCACCGAACTGCTCGCGCTCCCCAGTGGCGGTGATACCAGCTACGCGAACATGGTCCTGCATGATGGCCTGCTGAACGTGAGCTACTATTCCAGCCACGAAGGCAAAACCTCGATCTACTTTGCCAAAGTCAGTTATAAATAA
- a CDS encoding aspartate:alanine exchanger family transporter: MIGCGLILGKISVRGISLGSSGVIFAGLLAGHWGYQVAPEAGLAGVVLFIYCLGIGAGPSFLQMFLNRGKALALLAGVMMSSALLAVWLMGRLFKLSPDLASGLFAGALTSTPALAAATEKLPAGSDVAVGFGIAYPFGVIGVILFIQILPRWFPGGIERVLNESTAARGDIIREVVEVQNRNLVGKRLRDVTILAKSNCQVSRLIVEGQPRPIPKEFQLELGQLLLVIGRTGQIETVIEALGTRCPDAQYVLDVERQRRNIVITSKEVVGRTLKDLHFRSRFGVTIARITRQNIEFVPGSEQTLHFGDILRAVGEPEDLERFATAVGHRARTADETDLIILAGGLILGMILGRLSLSLGDQSFSLGMAGGPLLVGLLLGHFGQFGGLSVRMPRAGRLLLGELGLTVFLAQAGCQAGGNFVEVVRANGLTMCLAAAVVVVVPLLSGFLAARYWLRLNLLETAGGLCGAMTSTPGLGAVTSAIDSSVPATSYATVYPVALVLVTLLAPILIALL; the protein is encoded by the coding sequence GTGATCGGTTGCGGTCTGATACTGGGAAAAATTTCGGTCCGTGGAATTTCGCTGGGAAGTTCGGGTGTGATCTTCGCCGGTCTGCTCGCAGGGCACTGGGGTTACCAGGTTGCGCCCGAGGCGGGGCTGGCGGGGGTTGTCCTGTTCATCTACTGCCTGGGCATCGGTGCGGGGCCCAGTTTTCTACAGATGTTTCTGAATCGTGGCAAAGCGCTGGCGCTGCTGGCCGGAGTCATGATGAGTTCGGCTCTGCTGGCCGTCTGGCTCATGGGGCGTCTCTTTAAGTTGAGTCCTGATCTGGCGAGTGGCCTGTTTGCGGGGGCCCTGACGAGTACGCCGGCGCTCGCAGCGGCGACAGAGAAGCTGCCCGCTGGTTCGGATGTCGCGGTTGGATTCGGAATCGCCTACCCCTTTGGCGTGATCGGGGTGATTCTATTCATTCAGATTCTGCCCCGCTGGTTTCCCGGTGGAATTGAACGCGTCCTGAACGAATCGACTGCGGCCCGCGGAGACATCATTCGCGAAGTGGTCGAAGTCCAGAATAGAAATCTGGTGGGGAAGCGGCTGCGGGACGTGACCATTCTGGCGAAATCGAACTGCCAGGTTTCACGATTGATCGTGGAGGGGCAACCGCGACCGATTCCAAAAGAATTTCAACTGGAACTGGGACAGCTCTTGCTGGTCATCGGCCGGACGGGGCAGATCGAAACTGTAATTGAAGCGTTGGGAACCCGCTGTCCCGACGCGCAATACGTACTCGATGTGGAGCGGCAGCGTCGTAATATTGTGATTACGTCAAAAGAGGTGGTGGGACGCACACTCAAGGATCTGCATTTTCGGTCCCGCTTTGGTGTGACGATAGCCCGTATTACCCGTCAGAATATTGAGTTCGTTCCCGGTTCAGAACAGACTCTGCATTTCGGAGATATTTTGCGTGCGGTGGGTGAGCCGGAGGATCTGGAACGTTTTGCGACGGCCGTTGGTCACCGGGCTCGCACTGCGGATGAAACGGACCTCATCATCCTGGCGGGCGGACTGATACTGGGGATGATCCTGGGGAGGCTGAGTCTGTCGCTGGGAGATCAGTCGTTTTCTCTGGGTATGGCCGGAGGACCGTTGCTGGTCGGACTGCTGCTGGGGCACTTCGGCCAGTTTGGTGGATTGTCAGTTCGCATGCCACGCGCTGGCCGGTTGTTGCTGGGTGAACTCGGACTGACGGTCTTTCTCGCACAGGCGGGGTGTCAGGCAGGTGGTAATTTCGTGGAAGTGGTCCGCGCAAACGGATTGACAATGTGTCTGGCCGCAGCGGTGGTGGTTGTGGTGCCACTCTTGTCCGGGTTTCTCGCGGCGCGGTACTGGCTGCGTCTGAATCTGCTGGAGACGGCCGGGGGGCTGTGTGGCGCGATGACATCCACACCCGGTCTGGGAGCGGTCACCTCTGCCATTGATTCGAGTGTGCCGGCGACGAGTTATGCAACCGTCTATCCGGTGGCTCTGGTATTGGTAACACTGCTGGCACCGATTTTGATTGCGTTGTTGTAG
- a CDS encoding glycoside hydrolase family 10 protein, translating to MIYQLPYILSLALSFTTGTETLLDDFNYTTSSAARQAWTELKGTLPLAMQKSGSQNVLLLSAPFQSNRDIPRAGIDKQLNQSLTAPGLFTIDVKPASPDSNHQVSIYFKSGPGWYSTSARIKGADWQTLRFPKGDFRGEDNPRGWDKIETVRLVVWRESDSEPDTHFQFRNLKAITGDVTIVVPDLSQKQKEKDTFAAADRIETFLETSGIGCNRISESELSLNTLGSRSIAILPFNPRISSQACGVLNQFMERGGKVYLNFNIPTALEKNLGIKKGSYFKPASPGGLASIHLQDAGILGLPAEVKQASWNLVTATPTGHNARIVGEWYDDTGKPTGKPALIVSDRGAYFSHLILGDDPVQKQALLTALMAHFQPRLWDAIAAGTIQQAEQVGPFHSFDELRRSIVSTVTPQQSKVLAARDLDRTTALLVRAKQLLQKKEAFQAIAFARRCREERVKIYLLTRASPPREARAFWDHSPTGPYPGDWDRTCKELADAGFNMLIVNMLWGGLAHYPSDVLPRSETFKTQGDQIEQCLQAARKHGLELHIWKVNHNLSTAPPSFVRQLRDAGRTQVSVTGEPSDWLNPAHPENFQLEVDSMLEVVKKYPVDGIHFDYIRYPNDRHDYSDYSRQKFEADTGIKVNNWPADCYKGQLKSQYRDWRADQITRLVETVSREARKIRPGVKLSAAVFREYPDCREWVAQDWPLWARRGYLDFICPMDYTASDEQFRLWIEDQQKHLAGSIPIYPGIGALSSEATLSSDRVLGQVDVTRQLNTGGFTVFSLNPQTLSSVVPDFKRSAGKVKATPPHRAQKKR from the coding sequence ATGATCTATCAGCTGCCTTATATCCTGTCCCTTGCTCTCAGCTTCACCACCGGCACAGAAACCCTGCTGGACGACTTCAACTATACAACGTCCTCCGCGGCCCGACAGGCGTGGACCGAACTTAAGGGAACGCTCCCCCTGGCGATGCAGAAATCAGGCAGCCAGAATGTCCTGCTCCTCTCGGCCCCCTTTCAATCCAACCGCGACATTCCCCGGGCCGGGATCGACAAACAACTCAACCAGAGCCTGACCGCCCCCGGTCTGTTTACCATTGACGTCAAACCGGCTTCGCCCGACAGCAACCACCAGGTCAGCATTTATTTCAAAAGTGGCCCCGGCTGGTATTCGACCTCTGCCCGTATCAAGGGGGCTGACTGGCAGACACTCCGTTTCCCAAAAGGTGATTTTCGCGGCGAAGACAATCCGCGAGGCTGGGACAAAATCGAAACCGTCCGACTGGTCGTCTGGCGGGAATCCGACAGTGAACCCGACACGCACTTTCAATTCCGTAACCTGAAAGCCATCACCGGCGATGTGACGATTGTCGTCCCCGACCTCAGCCAGAAACAGAAAGAAAAGGATACCTTCGCTGCCGCCGACCGCATCGAAACTTTTCTCGAGACTTCTGGAATCGGATGTAATCGTATCAGTGAAAGCGAACTCTCGCTGAACACGCTCGGCTCACGTTCCATCGCAATTCTGCCGTTTAATCCCCGTATTTCTTCCCAGGCCTGTGGAGTACTGAATCAGTTCATGGAACGGGGCGGTAAGGTCTATCTGAACTTCAACATTCCGACCGCCCTGGAAAAGAATCTGGGCATCAAAAAAGGCAGCTATTTCAAACCGGCCAGTCCGGGTGGACTGGCCTCGATCCATCTGCAGGACGCCGGTATCCTGGGTCTCCCTGCGGAGGTCAAACAGGCTTCCTGGAACCTGGTCACTGCCACCCCAACCGGACACAACGCCCGGATCGTGGGCGAGTGGTACGATGACACAGGTAAACCAACGGGCAAGCCGGCCCTGATCGTCAGCGACCGGGGGGCCTATTTCAGCCACCTGATCCTGGGAGATGATCCGGTCCAGAAACAGGCCCTGCTGACCGCCCTCATGGCTCATTTCCAACCCCGGCTCTGGGATGCGATCGCTGCCGGCACGATTCAGCAAGCAGAACAGGTGGGGCCCTTTCACTCCTTCGATGAACTCCGCCGCAGCATTGTATCCACCGTCACACCGCAGCAGAGTAAAGTACTCGCAGCCCGCGATCTGGATCGCACAACCGCGTTACTCGTGCGCGCGAAACAGCTCCTGCAGAAAAAAGAGGCGTTCCAGGCCATCGCCTTTGCCCGGCGCTGTCGTGAAGAGCGGGTCAAAATCTATCTGTTGACCCGCGCCAGTCCGCCTCGCGAAGCCCGTGCCTTCTGGGACCACAGTCCAACCGGCCCCTACCCGGGCGACTGGGACCGCACTTGTAAAGAACTTGCAGATGCTGGCTTTAACATGCTCATCGTCAACATGCTCTGGGGCGGTCTGGCCCATTACCCCAGCGATGTTCTTCCCCGCAGCGAAACGTTTAAAACTCAAGGCGACCAGATTGAACAGTGTCTCCAGGCCGCCCGGAAACATGGTCTCGAACTTCATATCTGGAAAGTGAATCACAATCTCTCGACCGCACCGCCGTCGTTCGTCAGACAGTTACGTGACGCGGGTCGGACCCAGGTCAGTGTGACCGGCGAACCGAGCGACTGGCTCAATCCGGCTCATCCCGAAAACTTTCAGCTCGAAGTCGACAGCATGCTCGAAGTCGTTAAAAAGTACCCCGTGGATGGCATTCACTTCGATTACATCCGCTATCCCAATGATCGCCACGATTACAGTGACTATAGCCGTCAGAAATTCGAGGCCGACACCGGCATCAAAGTCAACAACTGGCCCGCCGACTGTTACAAGGGACAACTCAAAAGCCAGTACCGCGACTGGCGTGCTGACCAGATCACCCGGCTCGTCGAAACCGTATCACGCGAAGCACGTAAGATCCGCCCCGGCGTCAAACTCTCTGCCGCCGTCTTCCGCGAATATCCGGACTGCCGGGAATGGGTGGCGCAGGACTGGCCCCTCTGGGCCAGACGCGGTTATCTCGACTTCATCTGCCCCATGGATTACACCGCCAGTGACGAACAGTTCCGACTCTGGATTGAAGATCAGCAGAAGCACCTGGCTGGCAGCATTCCCATCTACCCGGGCATCGGTGCACTCTCATCAGAGGCAACCCTCAGCAGCGACCGCGTCCTGGGACAGGTTGATGTAACCCGACAGCTCAATACCGGCGGGTTTACCGTCTTCAGCCTCAATCCGCAGACACTCTCCAGCGTCGTCCCCGATTTCAAACGAAGTGCCGGGAAAGTGAAGGCGACTCCCCCGCACCGCGCACAGAAAAAGCGTTAA
- a CDS encoding RtcB family protein, with protein MNSRQLLKLGVPQYCLKTAMTAIQQAVANENIRGKEVKARMQQVIAAPEDFLEDEAFGALAAELVEDNSEEVVEPIDYQIWGKEGIDEGAFSQMELACHVPSAYGAALMPDAHIGYGLPIGGVLALENAVIPYAVGVDIACRMKLSVLDTAVDALDDKRHQFIDALNRGTVFGVGTAHEKKQHHAVMDQDWTVTKVTRQNKDKAWKQLGSSGSGNHFVEFGVLTITEDDAELGLTAGEYVALLSHSGSRGTGASVCSTYSAIAQSQLRKRHQHLGRLAWLDMDSEAGQEYWAAMNLMGDYAAANHAVIHKNVAALLGSKVISGVENHHNFAWKEEHGGREVYVHRKGATPAAAGEMGVIPGSMADPAFVVRGKGNPASLNSASHGAGRCMSRNKAKDKYRWKAVKNDLEKRGITVISAGADEVPGVYKNINEVMAEQQDLVEIVARFNPKVVKMCGDGSRAED; from the coding sequence ATGAACTCTCGACAGTTACTGAAACTGGGTGTTCCACAGTATTGTCTGAAGACGGCCATGACGGCGATTCAGCAGGCCGTCGCGAATGAAAATATTCGCGGTAAGGAAGTCAAAGCGCGCATGCAGCAGGTCATCGCTGCGCCTGAGGACTTTCTGGAAGATGAGGCATTCGGAGCCCTGGCTGCAGAGCTGGTTGAAGATAACTCGGAAGAAGTTGTTGAGCCAATCGATTACCAGATCTGGGGTAAGGAGGGCATCGATGAAGGTGCGTTCTCCCAGATGGAACTGGCGTGCCATGTTCCATCGGCTTACGGCGCTGCGCTGATGCCGGATGCACACATCGGTTATGGTCTGCCTATCGGCGGCGTACTGGCACTGGAAAACGCAGTGATTCCTTACGCGGTCGGTGTGGATATCGCCTGCCGAATGAAGCTGTCGGTTCTGGATACGGCCGTTGATGCACTGGATGACAAACGTCATCAGTTCATTGATGCGCTGAATCGAGGAACCGTATTCGGCGTGGGTACGGCTCACGAGAAGAAGCAGCATCATGCAGTGATGGATCAGGACTGGACGGTGACGAAAGTGACACGTCAGAACAAAGACAAGGCATGGAAACAGCTGGGATCTTCGGGTTCGGGCAACCACTTTGTTGAGTTCGGTGTCCTGACGATTACGGAAGATGATGCAGAGCTGGGCCTGACTGCAGGTGAATACGTGGCATTGTTGAGCCATAGTGGTAGCCGGGGAACCGGTGCGTCGGTATGCAGCACGTATTCAGCGATTGCGCAGTCGCAACTGCGAAAGCGTCATCAGCACCTGGGACGACTGGCATGGCTGGACATGGATTCGGAAGCCGGCCAGGAATACTGGGCAGCGATGAATCTGATGGGCGACTATGCTGCAGCCAACCATGCTGTGATCCATAAGAACGTGGCGGCTTTGCTGGGAAGCAAAGTGATCTCCGGCGTGGAGAACCACCACAACTTCGCCTGGAAGGAAGAGCACGGCGGCCGGGAGGTCTACGTGCACCGTAAGGGGGCAACTCCAGCGGCGGCAGGCGAGATGGGTGTGATTCCCGGTTCGATGGCCGATCCGGCGTTTGTGGTTCGTGGAAAAGGAAATCCAGCGAGCCTGAACTCGGCATCGCATGGTGCAGGACGCTGCATGTCTCGTAACAAAGCGAAGGATAAGTACCGCTGGAAGGCGGTGAAAAACGATCTGGAGAAGCGAGGCATCACCGTGATCTCAGCGGGGGCTGACGAAGTTCCCGGTGTTTACAAAAACATTAATGAGGTTATGGCCGAGCAGCAGGATCTGGTGGAAATCGTAGCACGCTTCAACCCAAAAGTGGTGAAGATGTGTGGCGACGGAAGCCGGGCCGAAGATTGA